Proteins encoded within one genomic window of Acipenser ruthenus chromosome 32, fAciRut3.2 maternal haplotype, whole genome shotgun sequence:
- the LOC117415474 gene encoding uncharacterized protein LOC117415474 encodes MTSASSYVQSMTCRYSPWAEREILCERNYMEVSVRRGVPLIEPNFVQDDPDWSLAYPEATAADNSIWKIVFHLPANRKTTMTVAQAMTNGYGINTTPTRILVRAAYNSTESQPQLIQTVPMAVLRSTTFYKQRWMVMMVDTAVTCPTDGTAFTEQTITWSVPRVLPPLVPTPQITTLDVQMGVDGRKLDPATIHNRDYKLDVGPQLITVKIPVGADGGYYKSHVLDNTYVISYSIEPMLEHTWQDGPEKTKYTVLHPITTPFMPRPPVVTNNTVPKARVFNVTLGTFLPDVQLVKIIVGPETLTVPEANLKGYNVQEHVFPNGSKTYTLQVPFEDPNVKQKVTPPDTRTYILPLTYLLNIVPEDTPFTHPAVVEAILKDIIPPTVTGYCDGAAFYTMVTYGNMGRNWIPFVGSRELGGNLLALYKYHYNDFYGARDYPVVKYLRRPLYFEVELLYSRDPQAELFLENCWATYSADRNSSPKWDVVVDSCENSADEYLTIFHPVSSNARVLFPSHLKRFEVKMFSFTSGRDALKGQIYFHCSVVICDSNRPSDSLCSRRCIPGKQRLGRSAEGMDGGAVKVFVSSGPIELKRDGSLHFMPRSGQFNVWSLLGAAIGVCFYTSLTGSGESSN; translated from the exons atgacttcagcttcctcctatgttcagagcatgacatgccgctattctccatgggcagagagggagattctgtgtgaaagaaactacatggag gtttctgtgagaagaggtgtgccacttattgagcccaactttgttcaagatgatcctgattggtcccttgcataccctgag gcaactgctgctgacaacagcatctggaaaattgtgttccatctcccagcaaatagaaagaccactatgactgttgctcaggccatgacaaacggatatggcataaacactacaccaactcgaattctggttagagctgcatacaattccacagaaagccagcctcagttg atccaaactgtaccaatggctgtgctaagatcaaccaccttttataagcaaagatggatggtcatgatggtggacactgcagttacatgtcctactg atggaacagccttcacagaacagacGATTACATGGAGTGTTCCTCGTGTTCTGCCTCCTcttgttccgacaccacaaattactacccttgatgttcaaatgggagttgatggccgcaagcttgaccctgcaacgattcataatagagattataaactggatgtaggtccccagctaatcactgtaaaaattcctgtgggagctgatggtggatattacaag agccatgtattggacaacacctatgtgatctcttactctattgaaccaatgctggagcatacctggcaagatgggcctgagaagaccaagtacacagtacttcatccaataaccactcctttcatgcctcggccaccagttgtcacaaaca atactgttcctaaagccagagtgtttaatgtgaccctggggacattcctgcctgatgtgcagctagtcaaaattatagttggaccagagacgttaactgtgccagaagccaacctaaaaggttataatgtccaggagcatgtctttcccaatggatccaagacctacaccctccaggtgccatttgaggaccccaatgtgaagcaaaag gtaactcctccagacaccagaacctacattctgcccctgacctacttgctgaatatagtgccagaggatacaccctttactcatcctgctgtagtcgaagccattctcaaagacatca ttccacctacagtaactggctactgtgatggtgctgcattctataccatggtaacatatggcaacatgggtcgcaactggattccttttgtgggctcaagagagCTTGGTGGAaatctgcttgccctgtacaagtatca ctacaatgacttctatggagctcgggattaccctgttgtgaagtacttgcgaagacccttgtattttgaggtagagctcctgtacagcagggatccacaggctgaattgtttttggagaactgctgggcaacctattctgctgacaggaatagctctccaaagtgggatgttgttgtggacag ctgtgagaactctgcagatgagtacttgaccatctttcacccagtctccagcaatgcaagagtgctgttcccttcccatctgaagaggtttgaagtgaaaatgttttccttcacaagcggccgggatgcactgaaaggacag atttacttccactgtagtgttgtgatatgtgattcaaaccggccatcagacagcctctgtagcagacggtgcattccagggaaacagaggcttg gtcgcagtgctgaagggatggatggtggtgcagtaaaggtgtttgtgtcttctggcccaattgagctaaagagagatggatcccttcactttatgcctagaagcg gccaattcaatgtgtggtcccttctgggagctgcaattggtgtgtgtt